The Nitrospirota bacterium genome includes a window with the following:
- a CDS encoding nucleotidyl transferase AbiEii/AbiGii toxin family protein → MFTRLLERLALALDRARIPYMVIGGQAVLLYGEPRLTKDIDVTLGLDVSHLADLQAVAADLRLKVLVEAETFTRQTMVLPCEDPDSGIRVDFIFSNSPYEAVALKRAKSVAIGDAQVRFAALEDLVIHKVVAGRPRDLEDVARLLRKNPKVDRAEIERRLENFSTALHEPFLDRWKRIVEPGQR, encoded by the coding sequence ATGTTCACTCGCCTACTTGAACGGCTCGCCCTGGCGCTCGATCGAGCCCGTATTCCCTACATGGTCATCGGTGGGCAGGCGGTGTTATTGTATGGGGAACCGCGCCTCACCAAAGATATCGACGTCACGCTGGGACTGGATGTCTCCCATCTGGCAGATCTACAAGCGGTTGCGGCCGACCTTCGATTGAAGGTGCTCGTCGAGGCCGAGACCTTCACGCGCCAGACGATGGTCTTGCCCTGCGAAGATCCTGACTCAGGAATCCGCGTGGACTTCATCTTCTCAAATTCACCTTACGAGGCCGTGGCTCTGAAGCGTGCCAAGAGCGTGGCGATAGGCGACGCCCAGGTTCGCTTTGCTGCGCTTGAAGATCTCGTGATTCACAAGGTCGTGGCCGGACGTCCCCGCGATCTGGAAGATGTCGCTCGCCTGCTCCGGAAGAATCCCAAGGTCGATCGGGCGGAAATCGAACGCCGGCTGGAAAATTTTTCAACGGCGTTGCACGAACCCTTCCTCGACCGATGGAAACGGATCGTCGAGCCAGGTCAGCGTTAA
- a CDS encoding SDR family oxidoreductase translates to MKRLHGKVAIVTGSSSGIGKAIALRFAEEGAKVVVAARRKNLCDRTVAQIQERGGKAVAIPTDVTDETQVERLIGETVARYGRLDILVNNAGIGGGGRIAETKTEDFDRVINTNLRGTFLCCRAGFRQMMTQKGGTIINMSSVAGVQAWAGTGPYSASKHGVMALTKSLADEGRAYNIKVSAICPGGVADDLVDASPKEIERSEKISPYDIAETAIYLATLGRYAVVHQVIVDRLGADW, encoded by the coding sequence ATGAAACGGTTGCACGGGAAAGTCGCGATCGTCACCGGAAGCAGCAGCGGGATCGGGAAAGCCATTGCGCTGCGCTTCGCCGAGGAGGGGGCCAAGGTCGTAGTGGCCGCGCGGCGAAAGAACCTCTGTGACCGAACGGTGGCGCAGATCCAGGAGCGAGGCGGGAAAGCGGTGGCGATTCCGACGGACGTGACGGATGAGACGCAGGTCGAACGGCTCATCGGCGAAACCGTCGCGCGGTACGGGCGGCTGGATATTCTGGTCAACAACGCCGGCATCGGGGGCGGCGGCCGGATCGCGGAGACCAAAACCGAGGACTTCGATCGCGTGATCAACACGAATCTGCGCGGCACGTTCCTCTGTTGCCGGGCCGGCTTCCGCCAGATGATGACGCAAAAGGGCGGGACGATCATCAACATGTCCAGCGTGGCCGGCGTGCAGGCCTGGGCCGGCACCGGCCCCTACAGCGCGTCGAAGCATGGGGTCATGGCGCTGACCAAGTCGCTGGCGGACGAGGGGCGCGCGTACAACATCAAAGTCAGCGCGATCTGTCCTGGCGGAGTGGCGGACGACCTGGTCGATGCGTCGCCGAAGGAGATCGAGCGGAGCGAGAAGATCAGCCCCTACGACATCGCCGAGACCGCAATCTACCTCGCCACGCTGGGACGGTATGCGGTCGTGCATCAAGTGATCGTGGATCGATTAGGAGCTGACTGGTAA
- a CDS encoding type II toxin-antitoxin system RelE/ParE family toxin, with protein sequence MAWYRLAFKPEVVADLAELEKPMAQRLFDKTKWLASNVENLRHEQATPDLPGLSKYAVGDWRIFYSVDRAEQVLDIHCIAHRKDLTEP encoded by the coding sequence ATGGCCTGGTACCGTCTCGCCTTCAAACCGGAGGTCGTCGCCGATCTGGCCGAACTGGAGAAGCCGATGGCGCAGCGGTTGTTCGACAAGACCAAATGGCTCGCCTCCAACGTCGAGAACCTGCGCCATGAACAGGCAACGCCGGATCTTCCCGGCCTCTCCAAGTACGCGGTCGGCGACTGGCGTATCTTCTATTCGGTGGACCGCGCCGAACAGGTACTCGACATCCACTGTATCGCGCACCGCAAAGACCTGACCGAACCGTAA
- a CDS encoding iron-sulfur cluster biosynthesis family protein, with amino-acid sequence MVTVTWSAVQKLKALIVEHPDDPVVRLTLRDVDENRLAFSITLENAPRPDDEVQTIEGLTVAVEGKNAPRMDGIVLDYREPQGFKFLHPGQTEEFTLTLPNLN; translated from the coding sequence ATGGTGACCGTCACCTGGTCCGCCGTTCAAAAGCTCAAGGCGTTGATCGTCGAACATCCCGATGATCCCGTCGTCCGCCTGACGCTGCGCGACGTCGATGAAAACCGGCTGGCATTCAGCATCACGCTGGAGAACGCCCCACGGCCGGATGATGAGGTTCAGACCATCGAAGGCCTGACCGTCGCGGTGGAAGGAAAGAACGCGCCGCGCATGGACGGGATCGTCCTGGATTACCGGGAGCCGCAGGGCTTCAAGTTCCTCCATCCGGGCCAGACGGAGGAGTTTACGCTGACCTTGCCGAATCTGAATTAG
- a CDS encoding NUDIX hydrolase, whose amino-acid sequence MKYCSQCGAPVIRKVPPGDNLPRFVCEACQAIHYQNPKIVAGCIPEWNGSILLCRRAIEPRSGLWTFPAGFMEIGESTEQAALRETLEEAHADVEIASLYAVFSLPHISQVYVVFRGRMKNPEFKAGAESLEVQLFPPETIPWDLLAFPVIRETLARYVRDLEQGCFTLHVGSVLPPMR is encoded by the coding sequence ATGAAGTACTGCAGTCAATGCGGCGCGCCGGTCATCCGGAAAGTGCCGCCCGGCGACAACCTGCCCCGGTTCGTCTGCGAGGCCTGCCAGGCCATCCATTATCAGAACCCCAAGATCGTGGCCGGCTGCATCCCGGAGTGGAACGGGTCGATTCTGCTTTGCCGCCGGGCGATCGAGCCGCGTTCCGGCCTGTGGACCTTTCCGGCCGGATTCATGGAAATCGGCGAGAGCACGGAGCAGGCCGCGCTGCGGGAAACCCTCGAAGAGGCCCATGCGGACGTGGAGATCGCGTCGCTCTACGCGGTCTTCAGCCTGCCCCATATCAGCCAGGTCTATGTGGTGTTCCGCGGACGGATGAAAAACCCGGAGTTCAAGGCCGGGGCCGAGAGCCTGGAGGTTCAACTGTTCCCGCCTGAAACCATTCCCTGGGACCTGTTGGCCTTTCCGGTCATCCGCGAAACCCTGGCTCGCTATGTGCGGGATCTGGAGCAGGGGTGTTTTACGCTCCATGTCGGCAGCGTCTTACCGCCGATGCGATAG